One stretch of Arachis hypogaea cultivar Tifrunner chromosome 20, arahy.Tifrunner.gnm2.J5K5, whole genome shotgun sequence DNA includes these proteins:
- the LOC140183087 gene encoding uncharacterized protein, giving the protein MSFGLTNAPAVFMDYMNRIFRPYLDQFVVVFIDDILIYSKTEEEHGEHLRIVLQILRARKLYAKLSKYIDKSWITKPRDSVEYKDRQNRFLDFAFDNASSDGMIHCPCPLCGFRFFQTREAAYDHLLMKPFPPYYTFWLHHGEKIVDERLSGREELDPTINSGDQIRDMIHDAFNFLGLQSEDEDSMDGHAGDVADGLPYLSDEPSHEARAFQDLLKDGEQELYPGCSRFSKLSFLVRLYHIKCMCGLSNKSFGLILELLGDAFEHAQILKTLHDAKRIIRKLGIEYKKIDACPNDCMLYQGSDHDLSICKRCGASRWKQKTRKNSLVRINDVVKKNGKPQAAKVFRFFPLIPRLQRLFMSSKTAVDMLWHKRGTNSDSFLRHPRDGDGWKVFDMRYTDFSSDPRSVRLALASDGFNPYGNLSSKYSIWPSLIDELKQLWAGVDTYDASEKKTFKMHAALIIGLAGMS; this is encoded by the exons atgtccTTTGGACTGACTAATGCTCCTGctgtattcatggattatatgaatcgCATTTTTCGTCCGTATCTAGATCAGTTTGTGGTAGTCTTTATAGATGATATCCTCATCTATTCCAAGACAGAAGAAGAACATGGAGAGCATttgaggattgtgttgcaaatATTAAGAGCACGGAAGCTATATGCGAAGTTGTCGAAAT ACATTGATAAGAGCTGGATTACAAAGCCACGGGATAGTGTAGAATATAAGGATAGACAAAATAGATTCCTTGACTTTGCATTTGACAATGCATCATCCGATGGGATGATACATTGTCCATGCCCACTGTGTGGGTTTCGGTTTTTCCAAACTAGAGAAGCTGCATACGATCATCTTCTGATGAAACCATTTCCCCCTTATTATACCTTTTGGTTACATCACGGTGAGAAGATCGTAGATGAGAGGCTCAGCGGTAGGGAAGAACTAGATCCCACTATAAATTCAGGAGATCAAATACGTGACATGATCCACGACGCATTCAATTTTCTGGGACTGCAGAGTGAGGATGAAGATTCTATGGATGGGCATGCTGGAGATGTTGCGGATGGGTTACCGTACTTATCTGATGAACCTAGCCACGAGGCTCGTGCCTTTCAAGACTTGCTTAAGGACGGCGAGCAGGAATTATATCCGGGATGTTCTAGATTCTCGAAGCTGTCTTTCCTGGTGAGGCTGTACCATATAAAGTGCATGTGCGGACTGAGCAACAAGTCTTTTGGACTGATTCTAGAGCTATTGGGGGATGCCTTTGAGCATGCACAGATTCTGAAGACCTTGCACGATGCCAAGAGGATCATAAGGAAGCTAGGTATTGAGTACAAGAAGATAGATGCATGTCCGAATGACTGCATGCTATACCAGGGTTCCGACCACGACCTTTCTATATGCAAACGGTGTGGAGCATCCAGGTGGAAGCAAAAGACCAGGAAGAATTCTTTAGTAAGGATCAACGACGTTGTCAAGAAGAATGGTAAACCTCAGGCGGCAAaagtttttcgtttttttcctctGATTCCACGGTTGCAACGATTATTCATGTCCAGCAAGACAGCTGTGGACATGTTGTGGCACAAGAGAGGCACCAACTCTGACAGTTTCTTGAGGCATCCCAGAGACGGCGATGGTTGGAAAGTATTTGACATGAGATATACTGACTTTTCTAGTGATCCGCGCAGTGTTCGCTTAGCCTTGGCCAGTGATGGCTTTAATCCTTATGGAAACCTCAGTTCAAAGTACTCAATATGGCCA TCCCTGATTGATGAGTTGAAGCAGTTGTGGGCCGGTGTTGATACCTACGATGCCAGTGAGAAGAAAACATTCAAGATGCATGCGGCGTTGATAATTGGACTGGCAGGGATGTCCTGA